Proteins from a single region of Labedella gwakjiensis:
- a CDS encoding zinc-binding dehydrogenase, which translates to MRAIVYDAFGGPVEVRDVPAPIAPDGGVLVRVQASGLCRSDWHAWAHGDDMVTLPHVPGHEFVGTIEDVGTGVTGWHVGQRVTAPFVCGCGACEWCRSGNAQVCPNQTQPGFTHWGSHAELVAIHAADANLVSVPDALDDDAAASLGCRFATAFRAVHARANVRADEWIAVYGAGGVGLSAVMIARALGARVVAVDRSADALELARSLGAEHTLVASPTTADEIASLTGGGAHVSVDAVGSAETSTSAVSSLRRRGRHVQIGLLASAEMPSLPLDRVIGWELDILGSHGMAARDYDEMLALVASGALRPQDLVAGSVDLDEGAALLPLTDSAPPTGIRVIHPTA; encoded by the coding sequence ATGAGAGCCATCGTGTACGACGCCTTCGGCGGCCCCGTCGAGGTGCGCGACGTCCCCGCGCCGATCGCACCGGACGGCGGCGTCCTCGTGCGCGTTCAGGCCTCTGGCCTCTGCCGCAGCGACTGGCACGCGTGGGCGCACGGCGACGACATGGTCACCCTCCCCCACGTCCCCGGCCACGAGTTCGTCGGGACCATCGAGGATGTCGGCACCGGCGTCACGGGCTGGCACGTCGGGCAGCGCGTGACCGCTCCCTTCGTGTGCGGCTGCGGCGCCTGCGAATGGTGTCGCTCCGGCAACGCGCAGGTGTGCCCGAACCAGACGCAGCCGGGATTCACGCACTGGGGTTCACACGCCGAGCTCGTCGCCATCCACGCGGCGGACGCGAACCTCGTCTCCGTGCCGGACGCGCTCGACGACGATGCGGCCGCGAGCCTCGGCTGCCGGTTCGCGACGGCGTTCCGCGCCGTTCACGCGCGCGCCAACGTGCGGGCTGACGAGTGGATCGCGGTCTACGGTGCCGGCGGCGTCGGGCTCAGCGCCGTCATGATCGCCCGCGCGCTCGGGGCCCGCGTGGTCGCGGTGGACCGCAGCGCCGACGCCCTCGAGCTCGCGCGGTCGCTCGGCGCCGAGCACACGCTCGTGGCTTCGCCGACGACGGCGGACGAGATCGCGTCTCTCACCGGCGGCGGAGCACACGTCTCCGTCGACGCCGTCGGGTCGGCCGAGACGAGTACGTCGGCCGTCAGTTCCCTGCGCCGTCGCGGCCGTCACGTCCAGATCGGTCTCCTGGCCTCCGCCGAGATGCCGAGCCTCCCGCTCGATCGGGTCATCGGATGGGAGCTCGACATCCTCGGCAGCCACGGCATGGCCGCGCGCGACTACGACGAGATGCTCGCGCTCGTCGCGTCGGGGGCGCTGCGCCCCCAGGATCTCGTCGCGGGGAGCGTCGATCTCGACGAGGGAGCGGCGCTCTTGCCGCTCACCGACTCGGCTCCCCCGACCGGGATCCGGGTCATCCATCCCACGGCCTGA